In Bacillus sp. 2205SS5-2, the genomic stretch CATTATTATGGGGATCGGCTTTTACCTCCTTTAAAAATGGTTGTTTTCGCAATTATTGTGGCTATTTGAATAGGAATAAAACCATTGAATCGTATGACTTCTTGCTTCTTTCCTAACGAGAAATTTTGGATTTCAAAACAAAAAATAACTCGGCTTGTTTTAATCACTTGAGCCGAGTTATTTAATAGTGAAATGTTAGGAGACTATTCTTCATTAATTTTGCCTTCACAAACATTTTTCCTTCATGCTTCTTCAGACACTACCCTCCTTTATTATGGGTGTAATAAGACCGGAAATCCCTCCTTTTGTAGTAATAAACTTAGTATACAACATTAACTGAATAATGTAAATATTCTAATAACTATAAAAATAATTTTTTATTGAGGATAAATTTCTTATAAGAGGAGAAGCTATAAGCGACTTGAAGACTTGTTTTTGAAAGGAGCTTATTAGCATGAAATTTAAACTAATATTAGGTATATTGCTTATTAGTCTGTGTATATTCCAACCCACAACCTATGCAGCTAAACCAAAGCCAGAAGCCAAACACGAAATTCCACCATCTGTCTTAAATATTGGGAAGGAAAATACTTACCCAAATCCTACACAAGACTTACCTTATTTACAGCCTAGTGAATTAACAGAAGAATTGATCAATACGTCCGATGTGAAAATTGAAAACCCGAATCTAATCCGGATGTTAAACGAAACGACGATGAATAAAACTCCTTTTTCTATCGGGTTACGGGCAACGGTTTATTTAGGGGAATGGCCACTAAATTATGAGTCGAGCGAAACCTCAACCAACTGGGAATATCAAAAAGTAAATACAAATTACTATGATAATCGTGGTGGAAAAGGCAATTATCAAATTCATTATGTTCAAGAAACTCAAAAAGTGATTAAAGGTGGACTGACAGCCAAGGTAGCAAAAGCGGATGACGTGAAGAAAATGATGCTCTTGAAAGCGATGGAAAGAACAAAATTCCCACTTTCTTTCCAAACCATCGTAGGAGCAGGGACGAAGAAAGATCAGGTTTACAATATACCAGCAAAGCGACTGGGTTACTTATATTCATATGTTCCTGCAGTTAATGAAAAAGGAAAAGTAACATATGGTGAAGTGTATCTCATGATGAAAGGATCGAAACGGACGATCGTTGTGAAAAATGTAACTTCACAGGGGATCGGTGCATGGATTCCACTCCAAGATCATTTATCTTTTGGATTCCTTGCTTCGGAACAACCTAGATAAAAAATCCAGCCATAAGGCTGGATTTTTTCTGTTTAATCGGGAAAATTAGCAATTAGATGAATGATTTTTTCTTCGAGAAATCTTCTCCTGGATAATACATATTTTTCACAAGAACATTTGGTCCAAGGCATTTTACGCTAGAACAATGACAATTGAGTTCTTTAGCTAACTTTGTCTCCATCCATTTCTCATACACACTAGGTAAGGAGTCGTATTGTATGTTTCCAAGTGGGGTAGCATCTCCAAAGTCTGTCACAATTACTTCCCCTGTAAAGATATTTGCATTTAAACGCGAACGGCCGTCGGGGTCATTTCGAACAGATACATTTTCACTTTGGTAAAGACGCTGTAGTAGAATTCGATCTGCCTCGATCGAGCTACATGCGTAAAAAGGTAAGGTACCAAACAACATCCAGACGTCCTTGTTACGAAAATCTAATAAGTGATGAATCGCTTCTCTCGTTTCCTGTAGAGATAGGATTTCAAGCGTTGAAGCGAAATCGCTAGGGTACATTGGATGAATCTCATGTCGCTGGCAGAGCATTTCTTCCGTTATTTGTTGATGGATGTGTTCGATATGAGGCAATGTTCGTTTGTTCAGCATCGTCTCAGCTGAAACGATAACTCCTTCTTTGACCAACGCCCGACTATTTTCAATCATTCTGTTAAATAGCTTCGCTCGTTGCTCTCGAGAAGGCTTTCTCTCCATCATCGCAAATCCACCATCGATAAAATCATCTACTGTTCCCCAGTTATGTGAGATATGTAGGACATCAAGATAGGGCGCAATTTGTAAATATCGATCTAAGTCCAGTGTTAGATTCGAGTTAATTTGCGTTCGAACCCCACGATCATGGGCATACTTTAAGAGAGGCAGCACGTAATTCTCTACCGATTTTTTCGAAAGCATTGGCTCTCCGCCGGTAATACTCAAAGTTCGCAATTCAGGAATTTCATCCAATCTTTGAATAATTAGTGAAATAGGGAGTCCCTCGGGATCTTTTGGTGTAAGGGTATAGCCGACAGCACAGTGTTCACAACGCATATTGCAGAGGGTTGTAGTTGTAAATTCGATATTCGATAAAAGCATTTTTCCATGTTCCTGAACATCTAAATAAGCTTCCCAAGGATCGGTCTTTGGGGTAAGAGTAGTTCTAAGTATATTAGTCATTTCATTTTCTCCTTTTGAACACATATGTTCCTCATTATTGAAAACTCTAACACTCTTGTCAACCTGAACATTATTGTATAGGATAGTAAAGAGAAAGAAAGGAGTGATTTCCTTGGGTAACGCTGTACAAGATAAAGACTCACAACTAGATTATTTGAAAACTCGCTTAAATATGTTTGATGATGTTTTGGATTCCATTGAACCAGAACATATTGAATTAGCAGATATTGATCGTCTAATCGAAATGATTGACGACATTGAAACAAAATGTGATCAGTTTAATAAAAATTAACGTAGCAAAGAGTTCCTGATGGGGGCTCTTTTTTCTTGTAAGACATCTTGTATGGGTGTGAGCAATCTTTAAAAAG encodes the following:
- a CDS encoding YfkD famly protein; this encodes MKFKLILGILLISLCIFQPTTYAAKPKPEAKHEIPPSVLNIGKENTYPNPTQDLPYLQPSELTEELINTSDVKIENPNLIRMLNETTMNKTPFSIGLRATVYLGEWPLNYESSETSTNWEYQKVNTNYYDNRGGKGNYQIHYVQETQKVIKGGLTAKVAKADDVKKMMLLKAMERTKFPLSFQTIVGAGTKKDQVYNIPAKRLGYLYSYVPAVNEKGKVTYGEVYLMMKGSKRTIVVKNVTSQGIGAWIPLQDHLSFGFLASEQPR
- the yfkAB gene encoding radical SAM/CxCxxxxC motif protein YfkAB codes for the protein MTNILRTTLTPKTDPWEAYLDVQEHGKMLLSNIEFTTTTLCNMRCEHCAVGYTLTPKDPEGLPISLIIQRLDEIPELRTLSITGGEPMLSKKSVENYVLPLLKYAHDRGVRTQINSNLTLDLDRYLQIAPYLDVLHISHNWGTVDDFIDGGFAMMERKPSREQRAKLFNRMIENSRALVKEGVIVSAETMLNKRTLPHIEHIHQQITEEMLCQRHEIHPMYPSDFASTLEILSLQETREAIHHLLDFRNKDVWMLFGTLPFYACSSIEADRILLQRLYQSENVSVRNDPDGRSRLNANIFTGEVIVTDFGDATPLGNIQYDSLPSVYEKWMETKLAKELNCHCSSVKCLGPNVLVKNMYYPGEDFSKKKSFI
- a CDS encoding SE1561 family protein, producing MGNAVQDKDSQLDYLKTRLNMFDDVLDSIEPEHIELADIDRLIEMIDDIETKCDQFNKN